Sequence from the Sphingomicrobium clamense genome:
ACATGACCACCAACCACAGCTTTGAAACGGCGCGGGATCTGGACCTGTCGTCCTTCGTTTGGTCGGTCGACGAGAACCCGTTGTTCGGCGACGATACGATCCCGCACGCAACGGTGATCGATACCGCCGAGGCCGGACAGCTGGCCTATTACTCGATCGAACTGGTGCAGGGTCAGCAGATCACTATCGATTTCGACGCCGCGGCGGGTTCGCTGGGCGGTGACATCAGCACCAATACCGAGGTTTGGATTTACAACGCCGGGCAAGTCGAGGTCGCCTATAACAATACGGGCGGCGTGGAACTGGGCGGCGAAGGCAGCATCAGCGCGGCCGACGCCTACCTGACCTACACCATCCCGACGACCGGCACCTATTATATCGTCGTGGGAGAATGGCATTTCATTGGCGACGGCACCTTCGAGGGTGGCGAGCAATATATGATGAACGTCTCGGTGACCGGTCACGCCGTGCACACCCCAGATGTCCAGGCAGCCGACAATATCGACGGTGGCCCCGGCGACGACCTGATCATGGGCGTCGGTGGCAATGACTATATGGAAGGCGACGGCGGCAACGACCGCATGCTTGGTGGCTCGGGCGACGATGTCATGCTCGGCGGACTTGGCGCGGACGTCATGTTCGGGGATTCCGGCCTCGACGAAATGTACGGCAATGCCGGCAACGACACCATGTATGGCGGCTCGCGGGTCGACGAGCTGTATGGCGGGTCGGGCAACGATTCCATGTTCGCAGGCTCGGGCAATGACCGCATGAATGGTGGGTCGGGTAACGACCTGATGTTTGGCGGAAACGACAACGACCTGCTGATCGGCGGGCCGGACGACGACAATATCGTCGGCGGCAATGGCGATGACGAGATCGTCGGCGGCACTGGCATCGACACGGCCAACTTCTCGGGCTCGGGCAATGCGGTCGACGTCAACTTGATCGAGGGGACGGCGACCGGTGAAGGCAATGACACGCTTGCCTCGATCGAGAACGTCATCGGTTCGGGCCAGGCCGACACGATCCGCGGCGACGGCGTCGACAACGAAATCGAAGGCCGCGGTGGCAGCGATACGATCTTCGGGAATGCCGGGAACGACACCATTTCGGGTGGCTCGCTCAACGACGATATCTTCGGTGGGGTCGGTCACAACACGTTGATGGGCGACAGCGGCAACGACAAGCTCAACGGCGGTTCGGGTAACGACTGGATCGAAGGCGGCAATGACGACGACCTCCTGATCGGCGGCCCCGGCGACGACTTCCTCACCGGTGGTGCAGGCGTCGACCACATGATCGGGGGAAGCGGTGACGACACCTTCTTCTTCCAGGATGGCTCGGGCAACGATTCGATCGAGGGATTCATGGCCGGCGAAGGCAGTGTCGACGTGCTCGATTATAGCGCGCTGGGCATCTCCTTCGGCGACCTAAATATCGCACAGCAGGGTAGCAACACACTGATCCAGACGCCCAATGGCGACACGGTGCTGCTGCTCGACGTGCTGCCCAACCAGCTAGATCCGATCTCGGACTTCAACTTCAACCTGCCTGCCTGATCGGGGCACGGCCCAAGATCGAGGGGCGCTCCGTCAGCGATGACGGGGCGCCCCTTCGCTTGAGGCGGTTAGGCCTGCCCGAGTTCCCGCAGCAGTTCGCCGAACCATGGCAGCGTCGTATCGAACGCCTTGCCGCCCGCGATCCGCTCGAATTCGATGACGCGCAGCACGTCGTCATGCCCTTCGTCATGGCCGACGACGCCGCTTTCACCACGCAGTGCGGCGTCGACCGCCAGCGTCGTGCATTGCGCGATCAGTTCGCGGTCGGCCGCATTGGCGGGTGCCGAGCGGGAGAAATAGCCGCTCTTCTGCACCAGCACTTTCTCCGCGCCGAGTTCGCTGGCGAAGCGGTCGGCAAACCATTGGCCCGGATTGATCTTGTCGAGCTTGACGTGTCCGAAGGCGTCGCGAGGGACCTCTTCCCCGGCGGCCTCCATCTCGGCGACATTTTCGTCGCGCCCTGCGCCTTCGGAGATGAAAAGATTTACGCCGCCATGTTCTTTCATGACGTCGCACAACCGCTTCGCCTCGGCCGCGATGTCGATCGCGCGTTCGGGGATATAGACCCCGTGCACGTCCCAGCGCGCGGCGGCATTGTCGACCCATTCGGCAAAGGGCGCGGTCTTGACCCATTCGTGATGCGCGCGCGCCGTCGCGGCGGTCAGCCAGCCGCAGCTGCGCCCCATCACCTCGTGCACGATCAGCATGTTCGGGTTGGCCGAAAACTCGGCGATGATGTTGCGCGCGTATAGGGCGCCCTGCTCGACCGCAGTCCACGCGCCAAGCGACTGGCGGATCGGGACGACGTCATTGTCGATCGTCTTGGGCAAGCCGACGACGGTGAGGTCGTGACCGTGACTGTCGAGATAGGCGGCGAGGTCGGCAGCCGCGGTATTGGTATCGTCGCCCCCGATCGTGTGAAGGATATCGACCCCGTCCGCGCGGAGCTGCCGCGCCGCAACCTCCAGCGGATTCTGACCCTTCTCGACGAGACCGCGTTTGATGCAGTCCTCGACATTGGTCAGCTTGACCCGGCTATTGCCGATCGGGCTACCGCCGAAGGCGTGGAGCTGCCCGGCGCTGGCACGGACCTCGGGTGTCGCCTCGACCCAGTTGCCCGTCAGCAGCCCGGCATAGCCATTGCGATAGGCGATGATGCGGATGTCGGGCGCGATCTCGGTATAGCGCTCGATCAACCCGCCCACTGCGGACGACAGGCACGGGGCGAGCCCACCGGCAGTGAGCATGGCGACGGTCTTGGTCATGCCCGCGCTCTTGCCAGCCGGAAAGGCGGCTCGGCAAGCGTCGATGTAAGGGAGGGTGGTGCCTAGGGACGGGATCGAACCGCCGACACTGCGATTTTCAGTCGCATGCTCTACCAACTGAGCTACCTAGGCGCACCGGGAGGGCCTTGTCGGGCCGCGTTCAGCGAGGGGGCGTCTAACCGCCCTCTGCACTGCTGTCCAGCCCTTCTTTAGGTG
This genomic interval carries:
- a CDS encoding calcium-binding protein, with translation MPDNQGIGDGSSKRTVRNESKEQKNACILATGDGTADADFILSQNNNNDLNGFGGDDVLLGDMGNFIAPTSTDMTTNHSFETARDLDLSSFVWSVDENPLFGDDTIPHATVIDTAEAGQLAYYSIELVQGQQITIDFDAAAGSLGGDISTNTEVWIYNAGQVEVAYNNTGGVELGGEGSISAADAYLTYTIPTTGTYYIVVGEWHFIGDGTFEGGEQYMMNVSVTGHAVHTPDVQAADNIDGGPGDDLIMGVGGNDYMEGDGGNDRMLGGSGDDVMLGGLGADVMFGDSGLDEMYGNAGNDTMYGGSRVDELYGGSGNDSMFAGSGNDRMNGGSGNDLMFGGNDNDLLIGGPDDDNIVGGNGDDEIVGGTGIDTANFSGSGNAVDVNLIEGTATGEGNDTLASIENVIGSGQADTIRGDGVDNEIEGRGGSDTIFGNAGNDTISGGSLNDDIFGGVGHNTLMGDSGNDKLNGGSGNDWIEGGNDDDLLIGGPGDDFLTGGAGVDHMIGGSGDDTFFFQDGSGNDSIEGFMAGEGSVDVLDYSALGISFGDLNIAQQGSNTLIQTPNGDTVLLLDVLPNQLDPISDFNFNLPA
- a CDS encoding pyrophosphate--fructose-6-phosphate 1-phosphotransferase, whose amino-acid sequence is MTKTVAMLTAGGLAPCLSSAVGGLIERYTEIAPDIRIIAYRNGYAGLLTGNWVEATPEVRASAGQLHAFGGSPIGNSRVKLTNVEDCIKRGLVEKGQNPLEVAARQLRADGVDILHTIGGDDTNTAAADLAAYLDSHGHDLTVVGLPKTIDNDVVPIRQSLGAWTAVEQGALYARNIIAEFSANPNMLIVHEVMGRSCGWLTAATARAHHEWVKTAPFAEWVDNAAARWDVHGVYIPERAIDIAAEAKRLCDVMKEHGGVNLFISEGAGRDENVAEMEAAGEEVPRDAFGHVKLDKINPGQWFADRFASELGAEKVLVQKSGYFSRSAPANAADRELIAQCTTLAVDAALRGESGVVGHDEGHDDVLRVIEFERIAGGKAFDTTLPWFGELLRELGQA